A genome region from Wielerella bovis includes the following:
- the fnr gene encoding fumarate/nitrate reduction transcriptional regulator Fnr: protein MTKIHLITQKNECPNCSLREVCLPVEAPAGLQEEDFRQLNAVIKQSKKLKKGEYLFHAGESFSSLFAIRTGFFKTSVNTQDGRDQVTGFFMSGELVGMDGISINKYACDAVALEDSEVCELPFDRLEELQKHMPQLNLHFFRLMSREIVRDQNVMLLLGNMRAEERLAVFLLNLSDRLRMRGFAANDFILRMSREEIGSYLGLKLETVSRTLSRFNQEGLISVEHKHIKILQPDVLQAMISGCEGRRHVA from the coding sequence ATGACAAAAATACATTTAATCACACAAAAAAATGAATGTCCGAATTGTTCTTTAAGAGAGGTTTGTTTGCCTGTTGAAGCACCAGCTGGCTTGCAAGAAGAAGATTTTAGACAATTAAACGCGGTTATCAAACAAAGTAAAAAATTGAAAAAAGGGGAATATTTATTCCATGCGGGAGAGTCGTTTTCTTCATTGTTTGCGATTCGCACGGGTTTTTTCAAAACATCTGTTAATACGCAAGATGGTCGCGACCAAGTAACGGGTTTTTTCATGTCGGGTGAATTGGTGGGCATGGACGGCATCAGCATCAACAAATATGCGTGCGATGCGGTGGCGTTGGAAGATAGCGAAGTGTGTGAATTGCCATTTGACCGTTTGGAAGAATTGCAAAAACATATGCCACAGTTGAATTTACACTTTTTCCGCTTGATGAGCCGCGAAATTGTACGCGACCAAAATGTGATGTTGTTATTGGGCAATATGCGTGCGGAAGAACGTTTGGCGGTGTTTTTGCTGAACTTGTCCGACCGTTTGCGTATGCGTGGATTTGCGGCAAATGATTTTATTTTGCGGATGTCGCGTGAAGAAATTGGCAGTTATTTGGGTTTGAAGCTGGAAACGGTAAGCCGTACTTTGTCGCGTTTCAATCAAGAAGGTTTGATTTCGGTGGAACACAAACACATTAAAATTTTGCAACCTGATGTGTTGCAAGCGATGATTTCAGGCTGTGAAGGCAGAAGACATGTGGCGTAA
- the hemN gene encoding oxygen-independent coproporphyrinogen III oxidase, whose protein sequence is MKTIHIAQHDHTLFDFDRELIASLPANGPRYTSYPTADRFHDGFRLPEYTKTLEKTLKNNDEPVSLYVHIPFCNVICYYCACNKVITKDSSKADEYLTYLEKEMALLKPHLHGKHKLAQLHFGGGTPTFLSDEQLERVFKMIREHFELLPDGEYSIEIDPRKVSRESVFKLGKLGFNRMSVGIQDFDPKVQAAVNRIQTVEETKEVIEAARAAGFKSISVDLIYGLPHQSVESIKPTLDTVLNELNPDRLALYHYAHLPHIFKPQRRIDTETVPSSEEKLDILQYAVHLLDEKGYVFIGMDHFAKPEDELAIALKEGRLQRNFQGYSTYADCDLVAIGVSSIGKIGNTYSQNQRSLEDYYADLDANKLPIMRGFQLNDDDVFRRQIIQDLMCRFSLNFNDYADELAQRQPENSDSGFDAAEVAHMKKMAELGIISDALLGRFDAPKTPSFSEYFADEMPDLRQLAERGLIDLRDDGLTVTPKGRFLIRNIAMVFDYYLRHKETHAKYSQTV, encoded by the coding sequence ATGAAAACTATTCATATAGCACAACACGACCACACACTTTTTGACTTCGACCGAGAACTGATTGCCAGCCTACCTGCCAATGGTCCGCGTTACACCTCATATCCCACAGCCGACCGCTTTCACGATGGTTTCAGGCTGCCTGAATATACAAAAACATTAGAGAAAACATTAAAAAATAATGATGAACCCGTTTCATTATATGTACATATTCCATTTTGCAATGTAATTTGCTATTACTGCGCGTGCAACAAAGTCATTACCAAAGACAGCAGCAAAGCCGATGAATATTTAACTTATTTGGAAAAAGAAATGGCTTTGCTCAAACCGCATTTGCACGGCAAACACAAATTGGCACAATTACATTTTGGCGGTGGTACGCCCACGTTTTTGAGCGATGAACAATTGGAGCGCGTGTTCAAAATGATACGCGAACATTTTGAATTGCTGCCAGATGGCGAATATTCCATTGAAATTGACCCGCGCAAAGTGAGCCGTGAAAGCGTGTTCAAATTGGGCAAACTGGGTTTCAACCGCATGAGCGTGGGCATTCAGGATTTTGACCCGAAAGTTCAGGCTGCCGTGAACCGCATTCAAACGGTGGAAGAAACCAAAGAAGTGATTGAAGCCGCACGAGCAGCAGGTTTCAAATCCATCAGCGTGGATTTGATTTACGGTTTGCCGCATCAATCGGTGGAAAGCATTAAACCGACTTTGGACACCGTTTTGAACGAACTGAATCCCGACCGTTTGGCTTTGTATCATTACGCGCATTTGCCACATATTTTCAAACCACAACGCCGCATTGACACTGAAACCGTGCCGTCCAGCGAAGAAAAATTGGATATTTTGCAATACGCCGTGCATTTGTTGGACGAAAAAGGCTATGTGTTTATTGGTATGGACCATTTTGCCAAACCCGAAGACGAATTGGCGATTGCGCTGAAAGAAGGTCGTTTGCAACGCAATTTTCAGGGTTATTCCACTTATGCCGATTGCGATTTGGTGGCGATTGGCGTGTCCAGCATTGGCAAAATCGGCAATACATACAGTCAAAATCAACGTTCATTGGAAGACTATTATGCGGATTTGGACGCAAACAAATTGCCGATTATGCGCGGTTTTCAATTAAATGATGATGACGTATTTCGCCGCCAAATCATTCAAGATTTAATGTGTCGCTTTTCATTGAATTTTAATGATTATGCCGATGAATTGGCACAAAGGCAGCCTGAAAACAGCGATTCAGGTTTTGATGCGGCAGAAGTCGCGCACATGAAAAAAATGGCGGAATTAGGCATTATTAGCGATGCTTTATTGGGTCGTTTTGATGCGCCCAAAACGCCATCGTTTAGCGAATATTTTGCCGATGAAATGCCCGATTTGCGCCAACTTGCCGAACGTGGCTTGATTGATTTGCGCGATGATGGTTTAACCGTTACTCCCAAAGGTCGTTTCTTAATCCGCAATATTGCGATGGTGTTTGATTATTATCTGCGCCACAAAGAAACCCACGCAAAATATTCACAAACAGTATGA
- a CDS encoding response regulator transcription factor, protein MSRVLLVDDDDILAELLTEYLTAEGLEVNRMPDGESGAKEILTGNYDVVVLDSMMPKMNGLDVLKTVRAQSNIPIIMLTAKGDDIDRIIGLEMGADDYVPKPCQPRELLARINAILRRSQQPVDTSGAASSGLTASGVTLYPSKRQAIVGDQTLELTSTEFNLLEVLMRHAGQVVSKGNLSQEALDRKLAKFDRSIDVHISSIRHKLGDASLIQTVRGLGYLFVKN, encoded by the coding sequence ATGAGTCGCGTATTATTAGTAGATGATGATGATATTTTAGCGGAATTGCTGACCGAATATTTAACTGCTGAAGGTTTGGAAGTGAATCGCATGCCCGATGGTGAAAGTGGTGCAAAAGAAATTTTGACAGGTAATTATGATGTAGTGGTACTGGATTCCATGATGCCAAAAATGAACGGTTTGGATGTATTAAAAACTGTACGCGCACAAAGCAATATCCCCATTATTATGCTGACTGCAAAAGGTGATGACATTGACCGCATCATCGGTTTGGAAATGGGAGCTGATGATTATGTACCGAAACCTTGCCAACCACGTGAATTATTGGCGCGTATCAATGCTATTTTGCGCCGTTCGCAACAGCCTGTGGATACATCAGGTGCTGCGAGTAGCGGTCTGACAGCCAGCGGGGTAACCTTGTATCCATCTAAACGCCAAGCGATTGTTGGCGACCAAACGTTGGAATTAACCAGCACCGAATTTAATTTATTGGAAGTGTTGATGCGTCATGCAGGACAAGTTGTGAGCAAAGGGAATTTGTCGCAAGAAGCACTTGACCGCAAATTGGCAAAATTTGACCGTAGTATTGATGTGCATATTTCCAGCATTCGCCACAAATTAGGCGATGCTTCTTTGATTCAAACAGTGCGCGGTTTAGGTTATTTGTTTGTGAAAAACTAA